The Ailuropoda melanoleuca isolate Jingjing unplaced genomic scaffold, ASM200744v2 unplaced-scaffold727, whole genome shotgun sequence DNA window TCCTCCTGCAGTCAGGGCAGGGGGTCAGGGAGTCTTCCTGGGCAATATAATGGGAAGAGCTTGGTCCCCGGATGATCAGAACTGGGCTGCCCAGCCTGCATGGCTTAGGTCTGTGCTGTCACAGGGCTTCTAGTGTAAGTCAGTGTCCCTGTGGGTTCCTGCCCCGGCTCTGAATGTGGACACCCCCTACAAGGTACAGCACGTGCAGTCGAGCCAGGATGCCCCAGGCGGAGCCATCACGTCTTCATCAAGCTCCCATCGAGAACGAGCTGGCATCAGGAGCACACCTGGGCCCTGAATCCCTCGTGCACCCACCCTCGTGCACAAGGGGCCCGAGCGCACCTGGAGAAGAACTGCCGGATCTCGGTCATGAGCTTTCCCGCCACAATCTGCAGCCCCACACTTGCCCATGATTGCTTCGCAGTCTCGGTGGGTGTAAACACAGTTATCAGAGATAGGGCCATATTTCAAGTTCCCGTTGACACGGTACTCCATGAACTCCTGGGTCCCCTGCACAGTGCGGTTACTCTCTCTGCAGGGACAGCAAAGGGAAAACAGTATCATCTTCGTGCACGTGTGTCCCGTGCATGGTCCTCGTCGTCTGGAAGCTGGGGACCATCCTGCTATGCAGACACCCACCTCCACCAGAAGCCAAGAAAAGCCACCTCAGCAGAACCTCGTGACGGTCATGAGGCCACTCAGTGACACCTGCACGAGGTTCAGGTGAANGGGTTCAGGTGAAGTCTGTGAGACACCCCTCTCCTGAGCCAAAGTGGCCTTAGATCCTTCCATGGGCCAGCGGGGACCCCAAGCAGGAGGGCGACAGAGGCTGTATAAAGGCCCCCGAGAGCATAAGCAAAGGGCACTCGTGCTGCCCCAGGGGGAACCTCTCCCGGAGCTGGGGCCTGGTCATCAGGCGGCCAGCAGAGCGCCCCACACCTTTCAGAGGGACCCCAAGGAGCACAAGCAAGGACGTTGTCATGGGTCCCCTGGTGTCCAGATGTCAAGAGCCAGCACCTTCGCTCACTTCACCACCTCCTCCTGACTCCCGAGGCCCGCGAGGCTGGGGACCCTGATNGGCAGGGAACATGAACTCACTTTGCTCCCGAGGCCTGCGAGGCTGGGGACCCTGATCCCCGGCACAGGATCCCATGCCTGGGAAGAGCCCAAGCCAGGACTCAGGTTTCATTCCATCTGCTGGATCTGGGCTCAATCCAACCTGTTCAGATACTGGGGTTGGGACagaggatgggggaagggtgggcaggGACTCAGAGCCCTGTAGAGACGTGGATGGTGCAGACACATGTTTGGATCCAAGTTGTGTGTGTGGTCTGAGCAAAGGCACCGCCATGTACTGGATTCAGGGTGTGGTGCTGCCGGGCACGGAACGTGAAGTGTCCACAAGGAGACTGACACTAGGCGATGAGCAAATGACGTGCCCAGAAGTCCCGCCACTGTGCCTCCTTGAAGGGTGTCCTGGGTGGTCTGCACTGGTTGGGAGGcttctcctccccgcccccgccatgGGGCGTATTTACATTCTCAGGTAAATTTCCACGTTCTGTGGGAAGGCCACAGGAGTCTGCAGACGGGCGCTTTTTGGAGGGGCTGATGTTCCAGGCTGGCCCAGCACCCTGTGTCTGCACACCCAGCCACCAGTACGTGTGTGATCTGTCCTCACTTCCTGCCGCTGCCTGGAGCCAGAGGGGGCCCCAGGGACCCTGCCTGTCCCCCAGCGCCAGTGCATCCCGCGGGGGCACAGGAGGTGCTGACATCAGCCACTCAGCAGACTCTCTTGGAGGCACATTCCGGTCCAGCCGGGCTGAGTGCTGATCCCCTGGACAGCAGTGCCACCGCGGGGAGAGCGGGGTCAGACACTTAAGGGCATGTGTGGTGTGGAGTGATGACCCGGAAGCCAGGGTAGCTGACCTTGGTTGATGCAGAAGGAGGAGAAGTTCATCTGACCTGGGCAGGGAGACGCGACGGTGTTGGTTTCAGCAGACCCAACCCCTAGCACCCCCTTCTTCACCCACAGGCAACACCACTCAGGGTAAATGCACTCCACAAATATTTTGGagacccactgtgtgccaggccctgcctaGGTGCCGGGATTCCTTAATAACCAAGCACATGAGGTCCCTGCCTGCAGGGGACTCATATTCTCGCCCTGGGTGACAGGCAGGAAACCAAATAAGAACGTGTGGGATGTGACAGATGGTGGTGGCTCTGATGAGGAATATCCCCAGagcaggatgggggcagggacagggtgtCTGCTGTCTGTCCCACaaggcctgggtggggcagtgTGTGCAGTCATCCTGAGGTTGGTAATAGGGCCCCCAAGGTCCAACAGGGGCTTGGATGCTGCATGCTTCCCCTGGAGAGTGAGGGGCTGGCTGAGTGTGCCCAGTGTCCTCCAACATCCCTCCCAGCTCTGGCGACGTGGTTGGGGAAGGCCAGGAGAGTGAACAGGAAAACGCTCCCTCAGAAATTGGAGGATGTGAAATAAGGGCCTTCAGAGAGATCCCTTCCAGGGAaggggaacagcatgagcaaaggctcagaggcaggGAATAGCAGGGCTGCGGAGAAGGGAGGGCGGTTGCTGATGCTGGAGTCTGAGGAgtgagggaggacagggagggagatggggctggggcaggatcctgctgagcacggaggaGGCCTGCAGGGAACTCAGCACAGTCCAATGATGGAAAGACCCTGCTGTCTGTGGGTAGTGAGCACCCCACCCAGGGGGTATGGAAGTCACAGTTGACTGAGGACACCGAGTGTCTTCGAACCCTGACACCCACCATGTTGTTTCGTTCTGCCGACCTTGCAGGTCCAGGAATCAAAGGAGAAGCAACCTGGTTACGACTTGTATGTGCTGACCACGATCCCGGGCCTCAGTTACTGACATTACAGCATCTGGCGCATCCAGGGGACCCAAGAGGACACCAAGCGATTGGGTGCCAGTGTGGCTAGAACCTCCAACTTTGCCCGCAAGACAAAGAGCCCTGCTGGCCCAAGGGGCAGGCAGCTGGTTCGTGTGGAGAATGACTGTCACACTGTGTTCCTGGACCGGGACACTAACCTGATGTACAGCATCTTAGAGAGGTGGGGCTCATCCACTGCGGGCTCGGAGGCGGAGCCATGCATTGGGACCCAGTCAGGTCATTCCCCCGTCTGCCCATGTCCTCACCTGCTAGGGGAATCACCTGAAGTTGGTGACACCAACACCCTCCTGTGTTACTGTCTTTATTTCTGCAATTGTGAGACTAGACCAATTGCGAGTGCAAGAAAGCCCTTCATGAATCTTACCATTCCAGGGCTGTTGATCCACTAAGTCGATGTTGAAGACCCACTCAGGGAGAATATATAATATTCACTTTATCCACtttcttaaatttaaagaaacagaaacccaTCCATCTAGCCACTAACCACTaaaccacccatccatccatctcttttGTACCCATCTACAAATCCACTCCCCACTCACCcatcttccatccatccacccagtaaatttgtttatccatctgTCCAACCACCCACCAACCCATCCATCACCTCACCCTTCCATCcatcccttcatccatccatcctctgtCCTTCatgttcatccatttattcaaccaaccaaccacagTTGCATCCAGTAACCCACAAACCATCATTTTCTATCCACACACCAaaccacccatccacccacccaggTACCCTCCCACATGCCCtcccatccagccagccagccagtcagCCATCTATCCACCTATCCTTCTGTGGAACCACTGTCCTCCCACTCATCTATATATTCAACCACCCACAAAACCATCCATCCaaccactcactcactcactcaaacatccacccatccattcacttCCATCCCATCGATCCTTATATCCACCTACTTACccactcattcacacacacacacacatctatccCTTACAATTTGATCTATCCATGTCTGTTTATCTTTCCATCCATGCAgccatccacccatccaaccatctatccattcatccatccatccatccatccacccatccatccatccattcatccatccatccatccatccttccatccatccatccatccttccatccatccttccatccatccatccatccatccatccatccatccatccttccatccatccatccatccatccatccatctatccatccatccatccatccatccatccatccatccatttccacatccattcattcagcaactaaTTGTTGACAGCAGAGAAAGCAGGTGACCCCCAGGAAAAAGCCTCCCAGGTGTTTGGGGGCCAGCCCTGTCCTTCCTCAGGCCACATCCCAGATAGTCCTCATTGCACCCTAGCTGCCTCTGCCAGAGCAGCCACTTCCATTTCCTGATGTGACCTCCCCACATTGGAAGTGGAGGAGGAACAGGAAGTCTGGGAGGAGTAGCTGGCAGAAagtcaggggaaggaaagagaagggagggaggagcacgGGTGTGAGGTGAGCGGTACCTGGAGCTCAGCCCCAAGGCCACTGTGCACAGCTCTGGAGCCTCAGCACTAGGAAGGCCCCACAGAGGGGCCGCGCTGGAGCCCTGTCCTTCATCATTCTGCAGATCCCCTTGAgagagggagtggcaggtagaAGGGGCTGACTGCAGCCAGCGTGGGTGGGGAGCGAGAGTGGGGAGAGCCGTGGAACCTGGGCAAGGCCAGGCGACTTCTGAGCCTCCCTGGTCAGAGCAGAGACCCCAGGCGGGCCTTAGGCTGCTTCTCCAGTCAGGCCCGACGCCCCGTCTAGACAGCCCTTGTGGGGCCAGCCCCACCTCGCCTTCCCTGTGTGTGTCGCATGAAGGCCTCATCCGCAGCCATGACCCCCCAGCCGGCAGGTCCAGTTGCACAGCTCATGGCCTGCCAACCATCCCCCTCGCCCCTGTCCATCTCTGTTGCTTTTGGCTGGGGTGTGGACTGAGTATTCCTTGTGGATCCCTGCAATCCCCTCCGGGGTACACTGCTAGTCCAGCGCCTGAGCTCTGGTCACAGACACAGGGGGCTGTGGAAATGGAGGGCGGTGGGCTCAGAGCAGCCTTGGTGGGCGGGAGGCACCAGGAGCCAGGTCAAGGACTGGACGGGCCAGAGAATCTGTGAGCACAGACGAGGGGACAACTGTTCCACGGAAGGAGCCTCCTTTGCggaggcccagggtgggggggccACCGTGTGCAGAGCCCACAccagggcaggctggggggagaggagcTTAACCCTTACAGGCCAGCACTACGGAGCGAAATCGCTGACCCTGCAGATTTGCCCTGGAAATGGTCCCCATCTGCGTTGTTGGGACACTCACAGCCCGTGTGGGCATCGCCGCAGTCACGCCCTCTGACCCTGCTCTGCCAGTCTGGATTTGTCTAAACTGGACTTTTCATACCAGGGGATCCACTCCATGCAGCCCTGTGGGACTGGCGCTCTCCCCCAGCATCATGTGTCCAGGGTCCATCCATGCTGCCGTGGCTACCAGCGCCTAGTCCTTCCTCTGGCTCAGTGTTATTCCTGCGACAGACGGAGCACGTTTCAGTCCTCCAGTCTCTAGCTGATGGCACCTGTGGGAGCTGATgaagggagtgggaggcaggcagCCTGAGGCCAGAAGGGGAAGGGCTTGGGACCAGACGAATGACCAGGATTCTTTTCTGGGCTCTTCAGAGGGGCCAGAGGGGCCCTTCTCAGATGCCTCCCCTGCTCCCCGTCCATGCCCACTGCAATAGCACAGCCCCCCAAATGGGTGTGGAAGGGACACTTCACGTTCTGTGCCCGGCAGCACCACGCCCTGAACCCAGTACATGGCGGTGCCTTTGCTCAGACCACACACACAACTTGGATCCAAACATGTGTCTGCACCATCCACGTCTCTACAGGGCTCTGAGTCcctgcccacccttcccccatcctctGTCCCAACCCCAGTATCTGAACAGGTTGGATTGAGCCCAGATCCAGCAGATGGAATGAAACCTGAGTCCTGGCTTGGGCTCTTCCCAGGCATGGGATCCTGTGCCGGGGATCAGGGTCCCCAGCCTCGCAGGCCTCGGGAGCAAAGTGAGTTCATGTTCCCTGCCCTCGGGAGTCAGGAGGAGGTGGTGAAGTGAGCGAAGGTGCTGGCTCTTGACATCTGGACACCAGGGGACCCATGACAACGTCCTTGCTTGTGCTCCTTGGGGTCCCTCTGAAAGGTGTGGGGCGCTCTGCTGGCCGCCTGATGACCAGGCCCCAGCTCCGGGAGATGTTCCCCCTGGGGCAGCACGAGTGCCCTTTGCTTATGCTCTCGGGGGCCTTTATACAGCCTCTGTCGCCCTCCTGCTTGGGGTCCCCGCTGGCCCATGGGAGGATCTAAGGCCACTTTGGCTCAGGAGAGGGGTGTCTCACGGACTTCACCTGAACCTCGTGCAGGTGTCACTGAGTGGCCTCATGACCGTCACGAGGTTCTGCTGAGGTGGCTTTTCTTGGCTTCTGGTGGAGGTGGGTGTCTGCATAGCAGGATGGTCCCCAGCTTCCAGACGACGAGGACCACGCTCGGGACACACGTGCACGAAGATGATACTGTTTTCCCTTTGCTGTCCCTGCAGAGAGAGTAACCGCACTGTGCAGGGGACCCAGGAGTTCATGGAGTACCGTGTCAACGGGAACTTGAAATATGGCCCTATCTCTGATAACTGTGTTTACACCCACCGAGACTGCGAAGCAATCATGGGCAAGTGTGGGGCTGCAGATTGTGGCGGGAAAGCTCATGACCGAGATCCGGCAGTTCTTCTCCAGGTGCGCTCGGGCCCCTTGTGCACGAGGGTGGGTGCACGAGGGATTCAGGGTCCAGGTGTGCTCCTGATGCCAGCTCGTTCTCGATGGGAGCTTGATGAAGACGTGATGGCTCCGCCTGGGGCATCCTGGCTCGACTGCACGTGCTGTACCTTGTAGGGGGTGTCCACGTTCAGAGCCGGGGCAGGAACCCACAGGGACACTGACTTACACTAGAAGGCCTGTGACAGCACAGACCTAAGCCATGCAGGCTGGGCAGCCCAGTTCTGATCACCCGGGGACCAAGCTCTTCCCATTATATTGCCCAGGAAGACTCCCTGACCCCCTGCCCTGActgcaggaggagggaaggagggaaggagggaagggggcatgGAAAACAGGAAgggtgaagaaggaagaaaggaaagaaggaaagaagagaggaagagaaagtgagagggaggtaggaagggagggaaaggagaggtagGGAGGAAGCAAGCCTGGGAGTaagccagggaggcaggagggaggagggaggaaggtgggagacagggaaggagagagggcaaaggaggagggaggggcatcCACAAGGCTCCCAGAACCAGACCCACCAATTCCCAGTTCTCCTCCAGGGATGTGAGGGACAGCAGTCACACATATGCCATCTACTCCCGGCTCGCCCACATGCCAGTCGGCCATGGCGGGGAGCTGCTGTGCCGTCGCATGGAGCAAGAGTACCGGGTGGGCCCCTTGGAGCTGAACTGCGAGGCCATCCTGAGGACCAGCACCGGTCTCCACAACCAGCAGGTCCTCTACTCGGACAGCAACGGCTACCAGATGCAGGGGAGACTCTTCCGGGACCACGCGAGCAACAGCATCGCTCGGGTACGCCCTAGGGCGCCCGCTGGCCCCGCAACCACGGTGGGGGGCAGCCCCGATGGCGCTCTTCCTGAAGGCCGGAGCAGGAAGCCCGGTCCAGCAGCAGCGTGTGGCCACAGAGGCCTCTGGAGGGAACGCCGCAGAGCCCCCGGCCCACCTGTGCTGGGAGGGGTGGAGACCCAGCCTCGGGTCACCACTGGTGTCTGAAATCCAGAGCCCGCACAGGCCCTAGACCATCCCCATCCCtgtctgtgcctcggtttcctcttgTGTAAGAGGAGCGCCTCATCAGGGGGTCGCTCTGAGATTTCTGAGCTGATGCCTGTCAAAGGCTTAGCGGGCctgaccccccgc harbors:
- the MAN2B2 gene encoding LOW QUALITY PROTEIN: epididymis-specific alpha-mannosidase (The sequence of the model RefSeq protein was modified relative to this genomic sequence to represent the inferred CDS: inserted 2 bases in 1 codon; substituted 1 base at 1 genomic stop codon), with amino-acid sequence VQESKEKQPGYDLYVLTTIPGLSYXHYSIWRIQGTQEDTKRLGASVARTSNFARKTKSPAGPRGRQLVRVENDCHTVFLDRDTNLMYSILERESNRTVQGTQEFMEYRVNGNLKYGPISDNXVFTPTETAKQSWASVGLQIVAGKLMTEIRQFFSRDVRDSSHTYAIYSRLAHMPVGHGGELLCRRMEQEYRVGPLELNCEAILRTSTGLHNQQVLYSDSNGYQMQGRLFRDHASNSIARNYYPMVQSAFIEDSRSQLVLLSQQAHGVSSQGNGQVEVMLHHRLWNNFDWALDYDLTLNDTSVVHPVLWLLLGPRPLTLRLRQRSGLALQHRPVVLLKELNGKGNYYPMVQSAFIEDSRSQLVLLSQQAHGVSSQGNGQVEVMLHHRLWNNFDWALDYDLTLNDTSVVHPVLWLLLGPRPLTLRLRQRSGLALQHRPVVLLKELN